From [Clostridium] symbiosum, a single genomic window includes:
- a CDS encoding HPr family phosphocarrier protein yields MSEVKVKFNTLEDIRQYLRAVDGFSGDLDLQFGSQIVDGKSLLGILSLGIGKLLDLKLYYGNHDELIEKLGFCRCQ; encoded by the coding sequence ATGAGTGAAGTTAAGGTGAAATTTAATACGTTAGAGGATATCAGGCAATATCTGCGGGCAGTCGACGGGTTTAGCGGTGATTTGGATCTGCAGTTCGGAAGCCAGATTGTGGACGGAAAATCCCTGCTTGGAATTTTAAGTCTCGGGATCGGAAAACTGTTAGACCTGAAGCTGTATTACGGAAATCATGATGAACTGATAGAGAAGCTCGGTTTTTGCCGTTGTCAGTAG